The Salvia miltiorrhiza cultivar Shanhuang (shh) chromosome 1, IMPLAD_Smil_shh, whole genome shotgun sequence genome has a window encoding:
- the LOC131014211 gene encoding uncharacterized protein LOC131014211 yields MLECTYWHILAIRMPPKRGRPARNNNNRRNHNAVPEEPQNDREHNPSPPPPTRRVEELFLRQNPPTFDGTSEPAEAEIWVRAMERIFNFLRCTDEERLSCVSFQLTGSADFWWEARRKILTPEQWASYTWEDFKTGLYDKYIPKSYRKKKEAEFYELKQGKKSVVEYDKEFCNLSRFAPQQVDTDEKMAEKFCAGLRHEIRMTLASHGGLSYTESLNRALDIEAAMPSDKSAPPLISTPNDLPGASHTLKGKRKWDNNEDNINQTSKKVWQEKERAEQFIQPRYEAQTNLEPTGGKQGQRGISPCPNCGKMHRSVCRAGTNGCYNCGQKGHYSTQCPNRQRGSAIGNIHTPLPAIRGHLRNQSQSHQ; encoded by the coding sequence atgctagagtgtacttATTGGCACATCCTtgctatcagaatgccgcctaagagaggacgccctgcgagaaacaataacaatcgcagaaaccataacgctgtacccgaagaaccacaaAATGATCGAGAACATAATCCATCCCCTCCGCCCccgactaggagagtcgaagaactctttttaaggcaaaatccacctacgtttgacggaacaagtgaaccggctgaagctgagatttgggtgcgtgcaatggaacgtattttcaactttctacgttgtactgatgaggagcgcctatcttgcgtctcattccagctaacaggatcagctgacttctggtgggaagcacgtcgaaaaattttgacacctgaacaatgggcaagttatacttgggaagattttaagacaggattatatgataaatatattccgaaaagctataggaagaagaaagaagctgagttctacgagttgaagcaaggaaagaaatctgtggttgaatacgacaaggaattctgcaacctgtctaggtttgctccgcaacaagtggacacagatgagaagatggcagagaaattttgtgccggtctgcgACACGAAATTAGGATGACTCTAGCgagccacggaggactctcatatacggagtctctgaacagggcacttgacattgaagctgcaatgccgtcagACAAGTCTGCCCCACCATTGATCTCAACGCCAAACGACTTACCAGGagcctcacatactctcaaagggaagcgcaagtgggataacaacgaagacaatatcaatcagactagtaagaaagtgtggcaagaaaaggaacgggccgaacagtttattcaaccaaggtacgaggcacagactaatCTCGAGCCAACTGGAGGTAAACAAGGTCAGagaggaatttcaccttgcccaaattgcggtaagatgcataggaGTGTTTGTCGAGCTGggactaacggttgttacaattgtggccaaaagggtcactactccacgcaatgccccaacagacaacgaggttcagcaattgGGAACATCCACacccccttgccagcaatacgtggacacttgcgaaatcagtCTCAATCACATCAGTAA